A single window of Larimichthys crocea isolate SSNF chromosome XII, L_crocea_2.0, whole genome shotgun sequence DNA harbors:
- the igfals gene encoding insulin-like growth factor-binding protein complex acid labile subunit, whose translation MQTIVLLVLWVLGTSLVLADPDTAGEKVAEEPIPCSKVCTCFHDDYSLELNMYCSARNFTQVPSDMPPSTHSIWLDGNLFTSLPASSFKDLTNLDFLNLQSGQLVTLDPQAFKGLRSLAHIHLERNRIRMLPGTIFQNTPNLASLSLHNNQLTRIEESLFAGLSHMWLLNLGRNSIAVLPETAFQDLHGLRELVLAGNRLAYLQPQLFQNLVELKELDLTGNYLKVIKANVFVKLTKLQKLYLAQNQIVTVVPRAFVGMKSLRWLDLTNNRLTSLHDETFLGLLSLHVLRLSNNSITGIRPRTFRDLQYLEELRLSYNRIRALGERIFEGLGHLEVLELEHNQVQEAQVGSFTGLSHVAVINLSGSCFHSLPDQVFKGLSKLHSLHLDRGCLTRITTQAFNGLSGLRRLFLQHNNISVVERQSFVDLVGLLGLDLSFNKLEVLTTHTFSGLKNMEYLLLSNNECRQFLQNGTKQLLPRLRYLDLRANALTSMVPDFPENMEKLLLSGNRWKCDCSALPLRNYSLRNPLVIPRQVETHAEGEEPDTTITIYNNITCNSPPYLAGQDLRDIDSELFQSC comes from the coding sequence ATGCAAACCATTGTGCTGTTGGTGTTGTGGGTACTGGGAACATCACTGGTGTTGGCAGACCCTGACACAGCTGGGGAGAAAGTAGCTGAAGAGCCTATTCCATGTTCAAAGGTATGCACCTGCTTTCATGATGACTACAGCTTGGAGCTCAACATGTACTGCAGTGCTCGGAACTTCACGCAAGTCCCATCTGACATGCCACCGTCTACTCACTCTATCTGGCTGGATGGCAACTTGTTCACCTCACTCCCAGCGTCATCTTTCAAGGATCTTACTAACCTGGACTTTTTAAATCTGCAGAGTGGTCAGCTGGTGACACTTGACCCTCAGGCTTTCAAAGGACTTAGGTCGCTAGCACACATTCACCTTGAGCGGAATCGTATCCGGATGTTACCAGGTACAATATTCCAGAATACACCTAACCTTGCTTCACTTAGTCTGCATAACAACCAACTCACACGTATTGAGGAAAGCCTGTTTGCAGGACTCTCACACATGTGGCTTCTCAACCTAGGAAGGAACTCAATTGCAGTTTTACCGGAGACAGCTTTCCAAGACCTGCACGGTCTACGGGAACTTGTTCTTGCAGGGAACAGACTTGCTTACTTGCAGCCACAGCTTTTCCAAAATCTCGTTGAGCTTAAAGAGTTGGATCTGACTGGAAATTATCTCAAGGTCATCAAGGCTAATGTGTTTGTTAAACTTACTAAACTGCAAAAGCTTTACCTGGCCCAGAATCAAATTGTGACAGTGGTACCCAGAGCCTTTGTAGGAATGAAGTCGCTAAGATGGCTGGATCTCACCAACAACAGACTGACCTCTCTCCATGACGAGACTTTCTTGGGCCTGCTCAGTCTTCATGTTCTGCGTCTTTCCAACAACTCTATCACTGGAATTCGGCCCAGGACTTTCCGTGATCTTCAGTACTTAGAAGAGCTAAGACTCAGCTACAACAGGATTCGGGCTCTGGGAGAACGGATCTTTGAAGGGCTTGGTCATCTGGAGGTCCTCGAGTTAGAGCACAATCAAGTGCAGGAGGCACAAGTGGGTAGTTTCACAGGGCTCTCTCATGTGGCTGTCATCAACCTGTCTGGTAGCTGCTTCCACAGTCTGCCAGACCAAGTGTTCAAAGGTCTGTCAAAGCTTCACAGCCTTCATCTGGATAGAGGCTGCCTAACAAGGATCACAACTCAAGCTTTCAATGGACTCTCAGGTCTGCGTAGGCTTTTCTTGCAACACAATAATATCTCAGTGGTGGAACGCCAGAGTTTTGTGGACTTGGTAGGCCTACTGGGACTGGACTTGAGTTTCAACAAGTTGGAGGTTCTGACAACCCATACATTCTCTGGTCTAAAGAATATGGAGTACTTGCTGTTGTCCAACAATGAATGTCGACAATTTTTGCAGAATGGCACAAAGCAGCTACTCCCAAGGCTGCGCTATCTGGATCTGAGAGCTAATGCTTTGACAAGCATGGTCCCTGATTTCCCTGAGAATATGGAAAAACTTTTGCTATCTGGGAACCGGTGGAAATGCGACTGCAGTGCCCTCCCACTCAGAAACTACAGCTTGAGGAATCCATTGGTGATACCTCGGCAAGTGGAGACCCACGCAGAGGGTGAAGAGCCTGACACAACAATCACCATATACAACAACATTACATGCAACAGCCCACCATATCTAGCTGGTCAGGACCTGCGGGATATTGACAGTGAACTATTCCAAAGCTGCtag